One Campylobacter sp. MG1 genomic window carries:
- the atpG gene encoding ATP synthase F1 subunit gamma has translation MANLKEIKRKIKSVHNTQKTTNAMKLVSTAKLKKAEELAKKSRTYANKLESVMQEISFKLSQYDLAKESRFFGKHETKVIDIIFITSDKGLCGGFNIKTLKEVNKIIKENTDRGVKTRLRAIGKVGIEFFNFQKIEILEKYVQVSSTPSYEKARDIINLAIKDFEDGLTDKIILVHNGYKNMISQELYVQNLLPVESIETKEIHSESLLEIEPDSKEVLEELLKRYVEYSMFYSLIDSLAAEHSARMQAMDNATNNAKERVKELNLAYNKARQESITTELIEIISGVESMKG, from the coding sequence ATGGCAAATTTAAAAGAAATTAAGAGAAAGATTAAAAGCGTTCATAACACTCAAAAAACTACAAATGCTATGAAATTGGTTTCTACTGCTAAATTAAAAAAGGCAGAGGAACTAGCTAAAAAGTCTAGAACATATGCTAATAAATTAGAGTCTGTTATGCAAGAAATCTCATTTAAGTTGAGTCAGTATGATTTAGCTAAGGAAAGTAGATTTTTTGGTAAACACGAAACTAAAGTGATAGATATTATTTTTATAACTTCGGATAAAGGTTTATGTGGTGGATTTAATATAAAAACTTTAAAAGAAGTTAATAAAATAATTAAGGAAAATACTGACAGAGGTGTTAAAACAAGACTAAGGGCTATTGGTAAGGTTGGTATTGAGTTTTTTAATTTTCAAAAAATTGAAATCTTAGAAAAATATGTACAGGTTAGTTCTACACCTAGTTATGAAAAAGCTAGAGATATAATAAATTTAGCTATAAAAGATTTTGAAGATGGATTAACAGATAAAATTATTTTAGTTCATAATGGATATAAAAATATGATATCTCAAGAATTATATGTACAAAATTTATTACCTGTTGAATCTATTGAAACAAAAGAGATACATTCTGAATCTTTACTAGAAATCGAACCTGATAGCAAAGAAGTTTTAGAAGAATTATTAAAAAGATATGTTGAATATAGTATGTTTTATTCATTAATTGATAGTTTAGCTGCCGAACATAGTGCTAGAATGCAAGCTATGGATAATGCAACTAATAATGCAAAAGAAAGAGTTAAAGAATTAAATTTAGCATACAATAAAGCAAGACAAGAAAGTATCACTACTGAATTAATTGAAATTATTAGTGGTGTTGAATCAATGAAAGGATAG
- the atpD gene encoding F0F1 ATP synthase subunit beta codes for MQGFISQVMGPVVDVDFSDYLPQINEAIEVYYEVDGKEIRLILEVAAHLGDGRVRTIAMDMTDGLVRGTKAVSLGAPISVPVGEKVLGRIFNVVGDLIDEGENVNFETRWAIHREPPKFEEQSTKSEVFETGIKVIDLLAPYAKGGKVGLFGGAGVGKTVVIMELIHNVAYKHSGYSVFAGVGERTREGNDLYNEMKEGNVLDKVALCYGQMNEPPGARNRIALTGLTMAEYFRDEMGLDVLMFIDNIFRFSQSGSEMSALLGRIPSAVGYQPTLASEMGKFQERITSTKKGSITSVQAVYVPADDLTDPAPATVFAHLDATTVLNRSIAEKGIYPAVDPLDSTSRMLDPQIIGEEHYKVARGVQSVLQKYKDLQDIIAILGMDELSEEDKLVVERARKIEKFLSQPFFVAEIFTGTPGKYISLEETIAGFKGILEGKFDHLPENAFYMVGNIDEAVEKAEKLKA; via the coding sequence ATGCAAGGATTTATATCTCAGGTTATGGGACCTGTTGTAGATGTTGATTTTAGTGATTATTTACCACAAATCAATGAAGCAATTGAAGTATATTATGAAGTAGATGGAAAAGAAATTCGTTTGATATTAGAAGTTGCCGCTCACCTTGGTGATGGTCGTGTTAGAACAATTGCTATGGATATGACTGATGGTTTAGTAAGAGGAACTAAGGCTGTTAGTTTAGGTGCTCCAATTAGCGTTCCTGTAGGTGAAAAAGTTTTAGGAAGAATTTTTAACGTCGTTGGGGATTTGATAGACGAGGGAGAAAATGTAAATTTTGAAACTCGTTGGGCTATTCATAGAGAACCACCTAAATTTGAAGAACAAAGTACAAAAAGTGAAGTTTTTGAAACGGGAATTAAGGTAATTGATTTACTTGCTCCTTATGCAAAAGGTGGTAAAGTAGGATTATTTGGTGGTGCTGGTGTTGGTAAAACTGTTGTTATTATGGAGCTTATCCATAATGTTGCTTATAAGCATAGTGGTTATTCAGTATTTGCTGGTGTTGGTGAGAGAACTCGTGAAGGAAATGACCTTTATAATGAAATGAAAGAAGGTAATGTTTTAGATAAAGTTGCTTTATGCTATGGTCAAATGAATGAACCACCAGGGGCAAGAAATCGTATTGCTTTAACAGGTCTTACAATGGCTGAATATTTTAGAGATGAAATGGGACTTGATGTTTTAATGTTTATTGATAATATTTTTAGATTTTCTCAATCAGGTTCAGAAATGTCAGCTTTACTTGGTCGTATTCCTTCAGCTGTTGGTTATCAGCCAACTTTAGCAAGTGAAATGGGTAAATTCCAAGAAAGAATTACATCAACTAAAAAAGGTTCAATTACTTCAGTTCAAGCTGTTTATGTTCCTGCTGATGACTTAACAGACCCAGCGCCTGCAACTGTTTTTGCTCACTTAGACGCTACAACTGTTTTAAATAGAAGTATTGCTGAAAAAGGAATTTATCCTGCGGTTGACCCACTTGATTCAACTTCAAGAATGCTTGACCCACAAATTATTGGCGAAGAGCATTATAAGGTAGCTCGTGGAGTTCAAAGTGTGCTTCAAAAATATAAAGACTTACAAGATATCATAGCTATTTTAGGTATGGATGAGCTTAGCGAAGAAGATAAATTAGTTGTTGAAAGAGCTAGAAAAATTGAGAAATTCTTATCACAACCATTCTTCGTAGCTGAAATTTTCACAGGAACACCTGGTAAATATATTAGCTTAGAAGAAACTATAGCAGGTTTTAAAGGTATATTAGAGGGTAAATTCGATCATTTACCTGAGAATGCTTTTTATATGGTTGGTAATATTGATGAAGCTGTTGAGAAGGCAGAAAAACTAAAGGCTTAA
- a CDS encoding MotA/TolQ/ExbB proton channel family protein → MGIFIDFDVATLLAVGILVFYSIVALAIFLYRFSNLSIFYSRELKSLDRLIKNQDLYFESYFKPCEGSIKKLEIFYNEASKMLSEGLTWLSIIATTSPFIGLFGTVISIYLTLVSLGDNSSISQISSPIGHALIATAAGIISAVLSYTFHLIIKRKVYECLNILESQIKILTNEK, encoded by the coding sequence ATGGGTATATTTATAGATTTTGACGTAGCTACTTTGTTAGCTGTTGGAATTTTAGTTTTTTATTCTATCGTTGCTTTAGCGATTTTTTTATATCGCTTTAGCAATCTTTCTATTTTTTATTCAAGAGAGTTGAAAAGCTTAGATAGATTAATTAAAAATCAGGATTTGTATTTTGAATCTTATTTTAAACCTTGTGAAGGCTCGATTAAGAAGTTAGAGATTTTTTACAATGAAGCTTCAAAAATGCTTAGCGAAGGGCTTACTTGGCTTAGTATAATTGCTACTACTTCACCTTTTATAGGTTTGTTTGGGACGGTGATATCTATATATCTTACGCTTGTTTCATTAGGAGATAATTCTAGTATTTCTCAAATTTCATCACCGATAGGACATGCTTTAATTGCTACTGCCGCTGGTATTATATCAGCTGTTTTATCTTATACCTTTCATTTAATTATTAAAAGAAAAGTATATGAGTGTTTAAATATATTAGAGAGTCAAATAAAAATTTTAACAAA
- the atpC gene encoding ATP synthase F1 subunit epsilon, whose amino-acid sequence MNKLTLEIVTPHGEIFNSEIKSVLIPGGEGEFGVLPNHASVISLLRAGVITIENLDSSKELIAIDSGHAKVDESSVIILAQGAVYLGGSDKSISKQKLEEAKALLESAGANSATLAATIGRLDSK is encoded by the coding sequence ATGAATAAATTAACTTTAGAAATAGTTACTCCACATGGTGAGATATTTAATTCTGAGATTAAATCAGTTTTAATACCTGGTGGTGAAGGTGAGTTTGGTGTTTTACCAAACCACGCTTCTGTTATATCTTTATTAAGAGCAGGCGTAATTACAATTGAGAATTTAGATTCAAGCAAAGAATTGATAGCTATAGATTCTGGGCACGCAAAGGTAGATGAGAGTAGTGTTATAATTCTAGCTCAGGGTGCTGTTTATTTAGGAGGCAGTGATAAATCAATAAGTAAGCAAAAATTAGAAGAGGCTAAGGCTTTATTGGAGTCAGCTGGTGCTAATTCAGCTACTTTAGCAGCTACAATAGGAAGATTGGATTCTAAATAA